One genomic window of Pseudoxanthomonas sp. includes the following:
- a CDS encoding LacI family DNA-binding transcriptional regulator: MSAERRRTKRSPRFTEIALEAGVSPSTVDRVLNERGSVSDALRRKVVEAAKRLGTNRLLPEVRHGVLHFDVVLVHSEVPHFQRINNALERYAGLIGPRVTVHRSAWGERDDERLAEFLEHPPYPRHGLLIVARDSDRIRQALQVVNAAGTPVVTLSSDITGIQRLAYAGIDNTLAGRTAGYLAGRFTRSAGKVWVAVNSLDFRSHVERADGFAQIVAEQFPHLDPLPPVQLFDDAERAYAQLHDALRQHHDIVAIYNTGAGLAGIRRALRRHPLAVAPVWVGHEATRESAELLRSGDMAATLDQDPESQVLSGLQHLLHANDELDQAPEGLTRFRLITPENLGQYELFA; encoded by the coding sequence ATGAGCGCAGAGCGCCGTCGTACCAAACGCAGTCCCCGTTTCACCGAGATCGCACTCGAGGCCGGGGTCAGTCCCAGCACCGTGGACCGCGTGCTCAACGAGCGTGGGAGTGTGTCCGATGCGCTGCGCCGCAAGGTGGTCGAGGCGGCCAAGCGCCTGGGCACCAACCGGCTGCTGCCGGAAGTGCGCCACGGCGTGCTCCATTTCGACGTGGTCCTAGTGCACAGCGAGGTCCCGCATTTCCAGCGCATCAACAACGCGCTGGAGCGCTACGCCGGCCTGATCGGCCCGCGCGTGACCGTGCACCGCAGCGCCTGGGGCGAACGCGACGACGAGCGCCTGGCCGAGTTCCTGGAGCATCCGCCGTATCCGCGCCACGGCCTGCTGATCGTGGCCCGCGACAGCGACCGCATCCGCCAGGCGCTGCAGGTGGTCAACGCGGCCGGCACGCCGGTGGTGACCCTGTCCAGCGACATCACCGGCATCCAGCGGCTGGCCTACGCCGGCATCGACAACACCCTGGCCGGACGCACGGCCGGCTATCTGGCCGGGCGCTTCACCCGCAGCGCGGGCAAGGTCTGGGTCGCGGTGAACTCGCTGGATTTCCGTTCGCACGTCGAGCGTGCGGATGGCTTCGCCCAGATCGTGGCCGAGCAGTTCCCGCACCTGGATCCGCTCCCGCCCGTGCAGCTGTTCGATGATGCAGAGCGCGCCTACGCGCAGCTGCACGACGCACTGCGCCAGCACCACGACATCGTCGCGATCTACAACACCGGCGCAGGCTTGGCGGGCATCCGGCGCGCGCTGCGCCGCCATCCGCTGGCGGTGGCGCCAGTGTGGGTTGGCCACGAAGCCACGCGTGAGAGCGCCGAGTTGCTGCGTTCGGGCGACATGGCCGCCACCCTGGACCAGGACCCGGAAAGCCAGGTGCTGTCTGGCCTGCAGCATCTGCTGCACGCCAACGACGAACTGGACCAGGCGCCGGAAGGGCTGACCCGGTTCCGCTTGATCACGCCGGAAAACCTGGGGCAGTACGAACTGTTCGCGTAG